A genomic segment from Candidatus Krumholzibacteriota bacterium encodes:
- a CDS encoding outer membrane beta-barrel protein produces MKRTIVILAAVILVLAAACPAGAETGFFLRASYGAGHPTLGEWKDFWDDVDDDGFYEQPTFGQYLGMEFGWSFSDHHAVVLSVEHIGVEPVFFSSLVLYDLSDIIGEASWAISWDISTIPIGLSYEFRPAVDLSCVRPFLGVGGALYLSEVAVEVHEVTNTGDWPIPSGKNTRDGTGWGLHAWIGAEADLSDAVFLHTRVRGRYADGLAFDDEDGDIKVEFTGVDFNLGIGVRF; encoded by the coding sequence ATGAAACGGACGATCGTGATCCTCGCCGCCGTGATTCTCGTCCTGGCGGCCGCCTGTCCCGCCGGGGCGGAGACGGGATTCTTCCTGCGGGCCTCGTACGGCGCCGGGCACCCCACGCTCGGCGAGTGGAAGGATTTCTGGGATGATGTCGACGACGACGGCTTCTACGAGCAGCCGACCTTCGGCCAGTATCTCGGGATGGAATTCGGCTGGTCTTTCAGCGACCACCACGCCGTCGTCTTGTCCGTGGAGCACATCGGCGTCGAGCCGGTCTTCTTCTCGTCTCTCGTTCTCTACGACCTCTCCGACATCATCGGCGAGGCATCGTGGGCCATCTCCTGGGACATCTCGACGATACCGATCGGGCTCTCGTACGAGTTCCGCCCGGCCGTCGATCTCTCCTGCGTGCGTCCCTTCCTCGGCGTCGGGGGCGCGCTCTACCTGAGCGAGGTAGCCGTCGAGGTGCACGAGGTCACGAACACGGGCGACTGGCCGATTCCCTCGGGCAAAAACACCCGCGACGGCACCGGCTGGGGGCTGCACGCATGGATCGGCGCCGAGGCCGACCTCTCGGATGCGGTTTTCCTGCACACGCGCGTGCGGGGGCGCTACGCCGACGGGCTCGCCTTCGACGACGAAGACGGCGATATCAAGGTTGAGTTCACCGGCGTCGATTTCAATCTCGGCATCGGGGTGCGGTTCTAG
- a CDS encoding class II aldolase/adducin family protein — MDEREIRNEVAAFMRRLYDRGLTTCSGGNVSARLGDRVFVTPSGLDKGRLSGDEVAAVGPDGRLIAGGPAPSMETGLHLAVYRSRPDASAIVHAHPPVATSFTASRRRIDCCLVGETRAIVGEPVTAPYALMGSEELAEAVAEAAVRGDVVLMANHGVLAVGQTLLEAFDRVEVLEVAARMTVIAGLIGDSRPLGDREVAGIDALFGRATPDERTNR; from the coding sequence ATGGACGAACGCGAGATCAGGAACGAGGTGGCCGCATTCATGCGGCGGCTCTACGACCGCGGGCTCACCACCTGTTCAGGGGGGAACGTGAGCGCCCGTCTCGGCGATCGCGTCTTCGTGACCCCCTCCGGCCTCGACAAGGGGCGTCTCTCCGGGGACGAGGTGGCCGCGGTCGGTCCGGACGGACGGTTGATTGCCGGCGGACCCGCGCCGAGCATGGAGACGGGGCTGCACCTCGCCGTCTACCGCTCGCGGCCGGACGCGTCGGCGATCGTCCATGCCCACCCGCCCGTCGCCACCAGCTTCACCGCCTCGAGACGGCGGATCGACTGTTGCCTCGTCGGCGAGACCCGGGCGATCGTCGGCGAGCCCGTCACGGCGCCCTACGCCCTCATGGGGAGCGAGGAACTCGCCGAGGCGGTCGCCGAGGCCGCCGTCCGAGGCGACGTCGTCCTCATGGCGAACCACGGCGTCCTCGCCGTCGGACAAACGCTGCTCGAGGCCTTCGACCGTGTCGAGGTGCTCGAGGTGGCGGCCCGGATGACGGTGATCGCCGGGTTGATCGGCGATTCGCGGCCCCTCGGCGATCGGGAGGTCGCCGGAATCGACGCGCTCTTCGGAAGAGCAACCCCCGACGAAAGGACGAACCGATGA
- a CDS encoding mechanosensitive ion channel, which yields MEQITEQLVPFVTTYGLKIIGAILILIVGRIAAGLLRGGIRKLLVKAKTDPAIVGFVGTLVYLLVIAFTIIAALSKFGVETASFVAILGAAGFAVGFALQGSLANFAAGVLILVFRPYRVGDYIEAGGVAGTVKDVRLFNTVLATPDNVKILVPNGKINGDIIKNYTAFDTRRVDFVFGIAYGASIQAATDTILSVMKGDGRVLGDPVPMVAVTELADSSVNLVSRCWAKKEDYWDVRFDVMRKVKEELDLAGIEIPFPQTVVHMAKEAGVS from the coding sequence ATGGAACAGATAACCGAGCAACTCGTTCCCTTCGTCACGACGTACGGGCTGAAGATCATCGGCGCGATCCTGATACTGATCGTCGGACGGATCGCCGCCGGACTCCTGCGGGGCGGCATCAGGAAGCTGCTCGTCAAGGCGAAAACCGACCCGGCGATCGTCGGTTTCGTCGGCACGCTCGTCTACTTGCTCGTGATCGCTTTCACCATCATCGCCGCGCTCTCCAAGTTCGGCGTGGAGACGGCCTCCTTCGTGGCGATCCTCGGCGCCGCGGGCTTCGCCGTCGGTTTCGCCCTGCAGGGCTCGCTGGCCAATTTCGCCGCCGGCGTCCTCATCCTCGTCTTCCGGCCCTACCGGGTCGGCGACTACATCGAGGCGGGAGGGGTCGCAGGGACGGTCAAAGATGTCCGGCTCTTCAACACCGTGCTCGCAACGCCGGACAACGTGAAGATCCTCGTGCCGAACGGCAAGATCAACGGCGACATCATCAAGAACTACACCGCGTTCGACACGCGCCGCGTCGATTTCGTTTTCGGGATCGCCTACGGCGCGTCGATCCAGGCGGCGACGGATACGATCCTCTCGGTGATGAAGGGGGACGGGCGCGTTCTCGGCGATCCGGTGCCGATGGTCGCCGTCACCGAGCTGGCCGATTCGAGCGTCAACCTCGTGTCCCGCTGCTGGGCGAAGAAGGAGGACTACTGGGACGTCAGGTTCGACGTGATGCGGAAGGTCAAGGAGGAACTCGACCTCGCCGGGATCGAGATCCCCTTCCCGCAGACCGTCGTGCACATGGCGAAGGAGGCGGGCGTCTCCTAG
- a CDS encoding MotA/TolQ/ExbB proton channel family protein, which produces MPLFFRQMGPFGYLMIVITIANIVLVLRKAVLIAGGTRDRARLESGLDAILFWGIIAQVLGVLGQLTGVYNALHAIIRATEISPDVVMTGFRESFTTTLYGLWVCVLSAVAWFVLRSIVRRRLASGE; this is translated from the coding sequence ATGCCTCTCTTTTTCAGACAGATGGGACCCTTCGGATACCTGATGATCGTCATCACGATCGCCAACATCGTTCTCGTCCTGCGCAAGGCCGTCCTGATCGCCGGCGGCACGCGTGACCGCGCGCGCCTCGAATCGGGGCTCGACGCGATCCTCTTCTGGGGGATCATCGCACAGGTGCTCGGCGTTCTCGGGCAGCTCACAGGCGTCTACAACGCGTTGCACGCCATCATCAGGGCGACGGAGATCTCGCCGGACGTGGTCATGACGGGATTCAGGGAATCCTTCACGACGACCCTCTACGGATTGTGGGTATGCGTTCTCTCGGCGGTCGCCTGGTTCGTTCTGCGTTCGATCGTCAGGCGGCGTCTCGCCTCCGGCGAGTAG
- a CDS encoding helix-turn-helix transcriptional regulator, translating into MADDFEIQHLPKLCNEALILAVLAGGARHGYQLALEIEERSGGFFRFNHGTLYPILHKLEKEGLIRGRWLGDGGTRKRRQYELTSKGRRRAAELMRSWREFHSRFFDITEASET; encoded by the coding sequence ATGGCAGACGATTTCGAGATACAGCACCTGCCGAAACTGTGCAACGAGGCCCTCATCCTCGCCGTCCTCGCGGGGGGAGCGCGGCACGGCTACCAGCTCGCCCTCGAGATCGAGGAGCGGAGCGGCGGTTTCTTCCGCTTCAATCACGGCACCCTCTACCCGATCCTCCACAAGCTCGAGAAGGAGGGGCTGATCAGGGGCCGTTGGCTGGGCGACGGCGGCACGCGCAAGCGCCGGCAGTACGAACTGACGAGCAAGGGTCGGCGCCGCGCCGCGGAGCTGATGCGGTCGTGGCGCGAGTTCCATTCACGGTTCTTCGACATCACGGAGGCGAGCGAGACATGA
- a CDS encoding DMT family transporter has protein sequence MERRRFESESLLLLAAAIWGFAFVAQRVGMRYTGPFLFNGIRFLLGALVLLPIAVVIRRREAAIRGAGAETAVVPADRAMPAYHGGTAAPAAGGPRRARWTAARAAPAGILAGAILFCGASLQQVGIVSTTAGNAGFITGLYVVFVPLLGLFAGHRPGGGTWAGALLAAAGMYLLSVRGGLRMSPGDALVFASALCFAFHVLVIGWASPRSRPIELAMTQFAFVGLASLAVALAREPVDAGGLLAAAPAILYGGALSVGVAYTLQVVAQRRARPAHAAIILGMEAVFAAFGGWLLLGESIPPRGLVGCAAMLAGIVLSQLSEIRRAPGPGPATHPPAS, from the coding sequence ATGGAACGCAGACGTTTCGAATCCGAATCGCTCCTCCTCCTCGCCGCCGCGATCTGGGGCTTCGCCTTCGTCGCGCAGCGCGTGGGGATGCGTTACACGGGTCCCTTTCTCTTCAACGGGATCCGGTTCCTGCTCGGCGCGCTCGTCCTCTTGCCGATCGCCGTCGTCATCCGCCGCCGCGAGGCGGCGATCCGCGGCGCCGGAGCGGAGACGGCGGTCGTCCCCGCCGACCGCGCGATGCCCGCCTACCACGGCGGCACCGCCGCGCCCGCGGCGGGCGGCCCGCGGCGCGCGAGGTGGACCGCGGCCCGCGCCGCGCCTGCCGGCATCCTCGCCGGCGCGATACTCTTCTGCGGCGCCTCGCTCCAGCAGGTCGGCATCGTCTCGACGACGGCGGGGAACGCCGGATTCATCACGGGGCTCTACGTCGTGTTCGTCCCCCTGCTCGGGCTCTTCGCCGGCCACCGCCCCGGAGGGGGAACATGGGCGGGCGCGCTCCTCGCCGCGGCGGGGATGTACCTGCTCAGCGTGCGCGGCGGACTGCGGATGTCTCCAGGCGACGCGCTCGTTTTCGCCAGCGCCCTCTGCTTCGCCTTCCACGTCCTCGTCATCGGCTGGGCCTCGCCGCGGAGCCGGCCGATCGAGCTGGCGATGACCCAGTTCGCCTTCGTCGGCCTGGCGAGCCTCGCCGTGGCGCTCGCCCGCGAGCCGGTCGACGCCGGCGGCCTCCTCGCCGCCGCCCCGGCGATCCTCTACGGGGGCGCGCTGTCCGTGGGCGTCGCCTACACGCTCCAGGTCGTCGCGCAGCGACGGGCCCGCCCCGCGCATGCGGCTATCATCCTCGGGATGGAGGCGGTCTTCGCCGCATTCGGCGGCTGGCTCCTACTCGGCGAATCGATCCCGCCGCGCGGACTCGTCGGCTGCGCGGCGATGCTCGCCGGGATCGTCCTCTCGCAATTGAGCGAGATCCGCCGTGCGCCGGGGCCGGGGCCGGCCACACACCCCCCCGCATCCTGA
- a CDS encoding radical SAM protein: MDDASDTTDFEPAYLALHRSGELRHRGERLYASLSSCELCPRRCRVDRLAGERGFCGATADLVVFSAHPHFGEETPLVGTGGSGTVFFSYCGLRCVFCFNHEISWEGEGTTRRIEDLASMMLGLEGRGCHNINTVTPTHYLPHILLALDLAAGKGLRLPVVYNTCGWERMEILAELDGVVDVYLPDYKYADASAAERFSSGARSYPAVTQRALVEMDRQVGVARPDTDGLIRRGLMIRHLVMPNDAAATERAIKWIAANLPGNTRLNLMSQYRPAHRANEYPEIDRPLTRAEYARAVRAARDAGLANVDIQGY, encoded by the coding sequence GTGGACGACGCGTCCGACACGACCGACTTCGAGCCCGCCTACCTCGCCCTCCACCGGTCGGGAGAGCTCCGCCACCGCGGCGAACGGCTTTACGCCTCGCTGTCCTCGTGCGAGCTCTGTCCCCGCCGCTGCCGCGTCGACCGCCTCGCCGGCGAGCGGGGTTTCTGCGGCGCGACGGCCGATCTCGTCGTCTTCTCGGCGCATCCGCACTTCGGCGAGGAGACGCCACTCGTCGGGACGGGCGGCTCCGGGACGGTCTTCTTCTCCTACTGCGGCCTGCGCTGCGTCTTCTGCTTCAACCACGAGATCTCCTGGGAAGGGGAGGGGACGACGCGTCGGATCGAGGATCTCGCGTCGATGATGCTCGGCCTCGAGGGCCGGGGCTGCCACAACATCAACACCGTCACTCCCACGCACTACCTGCCGCACATCCTCCTCGCCCTCGATCTCGCCGCGGGAAAGGGGCTGCGCCTGCCCGTCGTCTACAACACATGCGGCTGGGAACGGATGGAGATCCTCGCGGAACTCGACGGCGTCGTCGACGTCTACCTCCCCGACTACAAGTACGCCGACGCGTCGGCGGCAGAGCGCTTCTCATCGGGCGCGCGGTCGTACCCGGCGGTCACGCAGCGGGCGCTCGTCGAGATGGACCGACAGGTCGGCGTGGCCCGGCCGGACACCGACGGGCTGATCCGCCGCGGCCTCATGATCCGGCACCTCGTCATGCCGAACGACGCCGCCGCCACGGAGCGGGCGATCAAATGGATCGCGGCGAACCTGCCGGGAAACACGCGGCTCAATCTCATGTCGCAGTACCGACCCGCGCACCGCGCGAACGAGTACCCGGAGATCGACCGGCCGCTCACCCGCGCCGAGTACGCGCGCGCCGTGCGGGCGGCTCGGGATGCGGGACTCGCGAACGTGGATATACAGGGTTATTGA
- a CDS encoding sulfite exporter TauE/SafE family protein, producing the protein MNSGIALLAATAASVGVIHTILGPDHYLPFVMMAKARRWPLARTLAVTALCGVGHVASSILIGGAGIALGLSLARIEALESFRGDLAAWALVAFGLVYTVWGIRRAVRNRPHTHLHLHADGAPHVHEHRHVGGHAHPHEAAGGSLTPWALFVVFVLGPCEPLIPILMYPAARESRAGLVIVSAVFAAATILTMTAIVAVAATGVRFVPLGRLERFSHAMAGGIILLSGLGIRFLGL; encoded by the coding sequence ATGAACAGCGGGATCGCACTGCTCGCGGCGACCGCCGCATCGGTCGGCGTCATCCACACCATCCTCGGGCCCGATCACTACCTTCCATTCGTCATGATGGCGAAGGCGCGCCGGTGGCCGCTCGCGAGGACGCTCGCCGTGACGGCACTCTGCGGCGTCGGTCACGTCGCCTCGTCGATCCTGATCGGCGGCGCCGGGATCGCCCTCGGACTCTCGCTCGCCCGCATCGAGGCCCTCGAGAGCTTCCGCGGCGATCTCGCCGCGTGGGCGCTCGTCGCCTTCGGCCTCGTCTACACGGTCTGGGGGATCAGGCGCGCCGTGAGGAACCGGCCGCACACACACCTCCACCTGCACGCCGACGGCGCGCCGCACGTCCACGAGCACCGGCACGTCGGCGGGCACGCGCACCCGCACGAGGCGGCGGGCGGGAGTTTGACGCCGTGGGCCCTCTTCGTCGTCTTCGTCCTCGGGCCCTGCGAGCCGCTGATCCCGATCCTCATGTACCCGGCGGCCCGGGAGAGCCGCGCGGGGCTCGTCATCGTGAGCGCCGTCTTCGCAGCGGCGACGATCCTCACGATGACGGCGATCGTCGCCGTGGCGGCGACGGGCGTCCGGTTCGTGCCGCTCGGGCGCCTCGAACGCTTTTCGCACGCGATGGCGGGGGGAATCATCCTGCTGAGCGGACTGGGGATCCGGTTCCTCGGCCTGTGA
- a CDS encoding SagB/ThcOx family dehydrogenase: MAAKIEEANAALPVTHVFLEEIVLPAPRHEGPMSLEETLLKRRSRRAFDERPLTLADVSQLLWATYGVTFHREGMPAFLRGGLKTAPSAGARYPLEIYLVAGNVTGLMPGVYLYLPEGHRIARLADGDVREALTAASWDQRFVAQAAVSIVMSAVYERTTARYGQRGRDRYVCMDLGHAGQNVYLQAEAMGMGTCAIGAFTDLDIKRVVGMTREEEPLYVMPVGYPAE; the protein is encoded by the coding sequence ATGGCCGCGAAGATCGAGGAGGCCAACGCGGCGCTGCCCGTGACGCACGTATTTCTCGAGGAGATCGTCCTGCCTGCGCCGCGCCACGAAGGGCCGATGAGCCTCGAGGAGACCCTGCTCAAGCGGCGCTCGCGCCGCGCGTTCGACGAGCGGCCGCTCACCCTCGCCGACGTATCGCAGCTCCTCTGGGCGACCTACGGGGTCACCTTCCACCGCGAGGGGATGCCGGCCTTCCTGCGCGGCGGGCTCAAGACGGCCCCGTCGGCCGGCGCGCGCTACCCCCTCGAGATCTACCTCGTCGCGGGGAACGTCACTGGCCTCATGCCCGGCGTCTATCTCTACCTGCCCGAGGGGCACCGCATCGCGCGGCTCGCCGACGGGGACGTCCGCGAGGCCCTCACCGCGGCCTCGTGGGACCAGCGCTTCGTCGCCCAGGCGGCCGTCTCGATCGTGATGAGCGCCGTCTACGAACGCACCACCGCGCGGTACGGCCAGCGGGGGCGCGACCGCTACGTCTGCATGGATCTCGGGCACGCCGGGCAGAACGTCTACCTGCAGGCGGAGGCGATGGGGATGGGGACCTGCGCGATCGGCGCGTTCACCGATCTGGACATCAAACGGGTCGTGGGGATGACGCGCGAGGAGGAGCCCCTCTACGTCATGCCGGTCGGCTACCCCGCCGAGTAG